The following is a genomic window from Prevotella sp. E13-17.
CTGACCAAGAAAAAAGATTTACTCTTCAGGAATAATCCGGCAGATGACCATAAAGAATGGCTCCTTCTATCTCTATATACATGGAATACGATGATGACCGAAAAAGAGAGCAACATTATCAATATGACAGGAACCACCATTAGTCAGTGCTTAGAAAAGGAATGGACACCCGAATATATCTTTGTACATCTCATTCTCAACGGACAGTATCAGGGCATGTATTATCTCATGGAAGCGGTGGCAAGAGGTGAAAACAGAATTAACATCAGCAAAGAAGGATTCATCATCGAAGATGACACATTCTTCTGGAACGAGAACATATATACACACACTGATCAGCAACCAGACAACACCGCATGGACCTTTAAATATCCTGACGACAAAGATATTAGCAGCAATGAAATAGATTTCATTAATACCACCATCACCACCTTCGAACAGGCACTTCACAGACAGGAGGATATTTCAACACTCATAGACATAGAATCATGGGCTAAATGGATACTTATCCACGATATCCTTGGCACAGACGATGTCTTGGGTTGCAATAAGTTCTACTCTATCTATAACCAAACAGACAATACCATCATCAAAACTGGACCTATATGGGACTACGACTCTTCTTTCAGAACCAAGATAGGGTGGAGCAACCTGCATCATTACGGCTACTATCAAAAACTTTTCCAGCGCACTGATTTTGTAAATGCCTATCTGCGACTGTGGAATAACATTAAACCATCCCTATATCACAACTATATCAGCCGGATGGAAAAGCTTAGGCAGCGCTTTGAATACATCTTCGATGAGTCAGTGAAACAACATCAAAAAGTATATCCGAATGAAGGCCGAAAGTTCTCATCACAGTATGATGAAATCAACTCGCTCGTGGCTCAACGAATCAATATCTTAACTCAACAAATAAATAACCTGACAAACAGCATTTACGATATTCCACAAAGCCAACAACCTACGTCAATCTACAACCTGAATGGACAACGCGTGCGTAAACCAACCCCAGGTATCTATATACGTAATGGACATAAATATATAGTGAAATAACTATATTGTCAATTCCTTATTATCTCATCAAAGTCGCGCTCTTCGCGGATGATGCGCTTGCGGTTCTCATCATACCGAGGCGACACAACATCACGCTCCGCTCTGTAATAAGGTGTTTTAACGCCCGCTAAGCGCAGCAGGGTGTGTCCGATAGCGTCTGTCATGTAGCGCTTGTCTTGAGCGGCCTGAATGGCCTTAAAATCGTCCTGATGGTGCTCACAATACTTAGGAGTGGCATAAATCCAGAAAGGAATAGAGAATTGCGACTTGATGTCGATAGGATTCCACGTCAAATTTCGTCCAAACACCTGACAGTCGTCATACACACGCTCGCCATGATCTGCCACAAACACGATGAGGGCATCCTTGTCCTTAAACTCATCGATGATGCGTTTGATGACATAGTCGTTATACAGAATGGCATTATCATAGTCGGCCAGTATCTGTAGGTCGGCTTCTTTCAAATCAGGACGGTCATAATCGGTCGCTGTAAAGCGCTGCCAACTCTCGGGATATCGCTCGTGGAAGTCGGCATGCAGTCCCATGAAATGGAATATCCACAGGTTATGCTGCGAGACTTTCTGCTTCAGTCGGCGATAGTCGTTCACCAGCCCGAGGTCGTAAGGATGAATCTCGTCGTTAC
Proteins encoded in this region:
- a CDS encoding CotH kinase family protein produces the protein MIIITTTDSVMPQADVALPPNSNWPKTITNNNYVTGSMIMLSNSDTLYASGPYVKDLSGMKIKRRGNSTGLYLEQHPYKLKLTKKKDLLFRNNPADDHKEWLLLSLYTWNTMMTEKESNIINMTGTTISQCLEKEWTPEYIFVHLILNGQYQGMYYLMEAVARGENRINISKEGFIIEDDTFFWNENIYTHTDQQPDNTAWTFKYPDDKDISSNEIDFINTTITTFEQALHRQEDISTLIDIESWAKWILIHDILGTDDVLGCNKFYSIYNQTDNTIIKTGPIWDYDSSFRTKIGWSNLHHYGYYQKLFQRTDFVNAYLRLWNNIKPSLYHNYISRMEKLRQRFEYIFDESVKQHQKVYPNEGRKFSSQYDEINSLVAQRINILTQQINNLTNSIYDIPQSQQPTSIYNLNGQRVRKPTPGIYIRNGHKYIVK